A stretch of Acropora palmata chromosome 9, jaAcrPala1.3, whole genome shotgun sequence DNA encodes these proteins:
- the LOC141892668 gene encoding uncharacterized protein LOC141892668, with the protein MPMEMLRMIKRTFRDALGYDIFGPEKEVREHLKSIEFEYECGNFESSNGKKVSFVRVANVSDVVKKSVSQLSESGYLAEKSNIPKNLLWVLLTGDKGGKSTKLLLQFLNCKEQHSIHTARLLAIYEGDKDNYECMQKVFGPVIEEKMKVLSNITELDLKVDLTKNPMSPSQQPNFDIRGMGNWPHELQELFRNCQNEYRSQRCLLCQKTTHFQSHSSNCDANKPSSAKYTISEFWLSLGGDWEFIARLLGLTGPNGTFFCNFCHAQLKDLEKGKPHTPWLLQHGATASDTHTKKFPVRSFESILSDNNRFVKGGSVKSKANQFHNCESLPIYQATGPVIDSVSCMPLHLSLGLGKQALELVESEAISLDNSIKEANGEASPELVEAFHKREELTVECANLEELLEGDNEAINSTEEKLRSFIAETASYHQKEGRRFTTHTVEAVKARERARELKKERDEQQQQAKQHQDQLKAAKEQLSTITAKINNLKGPFQRKLDGVLERMNLKKQMYHKGALVGNDVAKILHPGNIGKIVNCFKPLKVKLQHGEHKVFSDQRSMNKVSTLLTKLSQCSNCTHPALLSVDTR; encoded by the exons ATGCCCATGGAGATGCTGAGGATGATCAAAAGGACCTTTAGAGATGCTCTTG GATATGACATTTTTGGTCCTGAAAAAGAAGTTCGAGAGCATTTAAAGTCTATTGAATTCGAGTACGAATGTGGGAATTTTGAAAGTTCAAATGGAAAGAAAGTGTCCTTTGTAAGAGTAGCCAATGTGTCTGATGTAGTAAAGAAATCTGTTTCGCAACTAAGTGAAAGTGGCTATTTGGCTGAAAAGAGCAACATCCCAAAAAATTTGTTGTGGGTACTTCTGACAGGGGACAAAGGAGGAAAATCAACGAAGTTACTGTTGCAATTTCTCAATTGTAAAGAGCAACACTCCATCCATACAGCTCGCCTGCTGGCAATTTATGAAGGTGACAAGGACAACTACGAATGCATGCAAAAGGTTTTTGGTCCTGTTAtagaggaaaaaatgaaagtacTATCAAACATTACTGAACTGGACCTAAAGGTAGACCTTACAAAAAATCCCATGAGTCCAAGTCAGCAGCCCAATTTTGACATCAGAGGGATGGGAAACTGGCCTCATGAGCTTCAAGAGTTGTTCAGAAATTGCCAAAATGAGTATCGAAGCCAAAGATGTTTGTTATGTCAGAAAACAACACATTTCCAATCACATTCCTCCAACTGTGATGCCAACAAACCATCCAGTGCAAAGTATACCATTTCAGAGTTCTGGCTCAGTCTTGGAGGGGACTGGGAGTTCATAGCAAGGTTATTGGGTTTAACAGGACCCAATGGAACTTTCTTTTGTAACTTCTGTCATGCACAGCTTAAAGATCTTGAGAAGGGGAAGCCTCACACGCCATGGCTGTTGCAGCACGGTGCCACTGCTAGTGACACACATACAAAAAAGTTCCCAGTGCGCAGTTTTGAGTCAATCTTGTCCGATAACAACAGATTTGTGAAAGGTGGTTCCGTAAAGTCAAAAGCCAACCAATTCCACAATTGTGAAAGCCTTCCAATCTACCAAGCAACTGGACCAGTTATTGACTCAGTGTCATGTATGCCCCTCCATTTGTCTCTGGGGCTTGGAAAGCAGGCACTTGAGCTGGTTGAGAGTGAAGCCATTTCACTGGATAATTCCATTAAAGAGGCAAATGGAGAGGCATCCCCAGAACTGGTTGAGGCATTCCACAAACGAGAGGAACTGACTGTTGAGTGTGCCAATTTAGAAGAATTGTTGGAGGGTGACAATGAAGCCATTAATTCCACTGAAGAAAAGCTTCGGAGTTTTATTGCTGAGACGGCTTCCTATCATCAAAAGGAGGGGCGAAG GTTCACTACTCACACAGTGGAAGCTGTGAAAGCAAGAGAAAGGGCACGAGAGcttaaaaaggaaagagatgaacaacaacaacaagcaaaacaacacCAAGACCAGTTGAAAGCAGCCAAGGAACAATTGTCTACCATCACtgctaaaataaataatttgaaagGACCTTTCCAAAGGAAATTGGATGGAGTACTAGAAAGGATGAATTTGAAGAAGCAAATGTATCATAAAGGGGCTCTGGTTGGTAATGATGTTGCTAAAATTCTGCATCCTGGAAACATTGggaaaattgtaaattgtttcaaaCCACTGAAAGTGAAACTTCAACATGGAGAACACAAGGTTTTCAGTGATCAAAGAAGCATGAACAAGGTGTCAACATTATTGACAAAACTTTCCCAATGTTCCAACTGTACTCACCCAGCACTCCTCTCTGTCGACACGAGGTAG
- the LOC141892354 gene encoding uncharacterized protein LOC141892354, which yields MASQKKCSVCCCKSSSRWHTVVENIVEDVKNCFDVEVSCNDACLCASCRRNLTRWQRSCNEEKEKYFVKAQSRGKAFVNKKTLAQQDRRLAVTNVTEKIKSPTSFMLCLPEVVLLDIFRYVGIADICNLRLTCQYVNMMCSSNYLWKFLLERDFPEAILLLDDTLLSASSVAYRCLYSATLSSKKKEKGLRTQLGELEGQFRESECKFLVENAELQQRVDSLRSKLFTLQTDRDPNTPVSKLQEQVFMSLVKKKTGQSNSGFIYANQSKGKPIKLMPVSQPQTGSSSASSSTLKKRSQVIEKFVESVASATQAADDVMHQTATSIKKSQLQRCVIWKQNGKFLAFTSALCDNAAK from the exons ATGGcttcccaaaaaaaatgtaGCGTCTGTTGTTGCAAATCCTCGTCGCGCTGGCATACCGTTGTTGAGAATATTGTGGAAgatgtgaaaaattgttttgatgtgGAAGTATCGTGCAATGATGCGTGTTTGTGTGCCTCTTGTCGGAGAAATTTGACGAGATGGCAACGAAGCTGCAacgaagagaaagaaaaatattttgtaaaagcCCAATCTCGTGGAAAGGCatttgtcaacaaaaaaaCCCTAGCTCAACAGGACCGGAGGCTTGCCGTAACAAATGTCaccgaaaaaataaaatccccAACATCGTTTATGCTATGTTTACCGGAAGTCGTGCTGTTGGATATTTTTAGATATGTTGGGATCGCAGATATTTGTAACTTGAGACTGACGTGCCAGTATGTAAACATGATGTGCTCGTCTAACTATTTATGGAAATTTCTCTTGGAACGTGACTTTCCGGAAGCAATTCTACTTCTAGACGATACATTGTTGTCAGCATCTTCAGTAGCGTACAGATGTTTGTACTCGGCTACGCTCTCGtcgaaaaaaaaggaaaaaggtcTCCGCACGCAATTAGGTGAACTGGAAGGTCAGTTTCGCGAAAGCGAGTGCAaatttttggtcgaaaacgcGGAGTTACAACAACGCGTAGACAGTCTACGATCAAAGCTATTTACCCTGCAAACTGACCGGGATCCTAACACTCCAGTGAGCAAACTTCAAGAACAG GTATTTATGAGTCTTGTCAAAAAGAAGACTGGGCAGAGTAATTCAGGtttcatttatgcaaaccaatcaaaaggaAAGCCTATCAAGTTAATGCCAGTTTCTCAGCCACAAACAGGAAGTTCATCTGCATCTTCTAgcacattgaaaaaaaggagtcaagtcattgaaaaatttgtaGAGAGTGTAGCGTCAGCAACACAGGCGGCAGATGATGTCATGCATCAGACTGCCACATCGATTAAAAAGTCACAACTACAAAGATGTGTtatttggaaacaaaatgggaaatttttagcttttacaagtgcaTTGTGCGACAACGcagcaaaataa